In Microbulbifer celer, a single window of DNA contains:
- a CDS encoding S1C family serine protease, translated as MHRELSIFHRIFRPLVRTFCVCLLLSAPAALGAQPQFSTDDETNTMQVFNFASPSVVYVTNETLVRDRWSLRLHSVPKGAGSGFIWDDRGHVVTNFHVIEGARKVTITLQDRSEWPAELVGSAPEKDLAVLKIKAPTELLKPLSAGNSADLAVGRKVLAIGNPFGLDTTLTTGVVSAVGREIEAANNRTIRNVIQTDAAINPGNSGGPLLDSSGRLIGVNTAIYSPSGASVGIGFAIPVDTVKKIVPELIAHGRLVRPILGIESAPDQWASRYGFEGVAVLRIAPGMPAEEAGLRGVYRSNRGGWQLGDVITGIDRQPISNYDDLMNALENHRPGDRVAVRYLREGEEYETSLELAAP; from the coding sequence ATGCACAGAGAACTTTCCATTTTCCACCGCATTTTTCGTCCCCTGGTTCGCACCTTTTGTGTCTGCCTTCTGTTGTCCGCACCGGCCGCACTAGGGGCGCAACCGCAGTTCTCCACCGATGACGAAACCAACACCATGCAGGTGTTCAATTTCGCCAGCCCATCGGTGGTCTATGTCACCAACGAAACCCTGGTGCGCGACCGCTGGAGCCTGCGTCTGCACTCGGTGCCCAAGGGCGCCGGCAGCGGGTTTATCTGGGACGATCGCGGCCACGTAGTCACCAACTTTCACGTGATCGAGGGTGCACGCAAGGTCACCATCACCCTGCAGGATCGCAGCGAGTGGCCGGCGGAACTGGTGGGTTCCGCACCGGAAAAAGACCTGGCGGTGCTCAAGATCAAGGCGCCGACGGAACTGCTCAAGCCCCTGTCTGCAGGCAATTCGGCGGATCTTGCGGTGGGCCGCAAGGTACTCGCCATCGGCAATCCCTTCGGTCTCGACACCACCCTCACCACCGGCGTGGTCAGCGCCGTAGGGCGGGAGATCGAGGCCGCGAATAACCGCACCATCCGCAATGTGATCCAGACCGATGCGGCGATCAACCCGGGTAACTCCGGCGGCCCATTGCTGGACAGCAGCGGGCGTCTGATCGGCGTGAACACGGCAATCTACAGCCCCAGTGGGGCCAGTGTGGGGATCGGTTTTGCGATTCCAGTGGATACGGTGAAGAAGATTGTGCCGGAGCTGATTGCCCACGGCCGCCTGGTGCGACCGATTCTCGGTATCGAGTCTGCGCCGGATCAGTGGGCGAGCCGCTATGGCTTTGAGGGCGTGGCGGTGTTGCGCATTGCCCCCGGAATGCCGGCGGAGGAAGCCGGGTTGCGCGGGGTTTACCGCAGCAATCGCGGCGGCTGGCAGCTGGGGGATGTGATCACAGGCATCGACCGACAGCCCATCTCCAACTACGACGACCTGATGAACGCGCTGGAAAATCATCGCCCGGGGGATCGGGTGGCGGTGCGCTACCTGCGAGAGGGTGAAGAGTATGAAACCTCTCTGGAATTGGCGGCCCCTTGA
- a CDS encoding Rieske (2Fe-2S) protein yields MQKHFLCGYEDLAEGESKGYSLGDNSAGLDNVFAVKKDGEVFAYKNVCPHRGINLEWQPDQFLDSEKALIQCASHGALFEITTGECIAGPCAGDALTPVPVEYAQEGLYVLLAD; encoded by the coding sequence ATGCAAAAACATTTCCTCTGCGGCTACGAAGATCTGGCGGAAGGCGAATCCAAAGGCTATTCCCTCGGCGACAACAGCGCCGGGCTGGACAATGTGTTTGCGGTCAAGAAAGACGGCGAGGTGTTCGCCTATAAGAACGTCTGCCCGCATCGGGGCATCAATCTGGAATGGCAGCCGGACCAGTTTCTGGATTCGGAAAAAGCCCTGATCCAGTGCGCCTCTCATGGCGCCCTGTTTGAGATCACCACCGGCGAATGTATCGCCGGCCCCTGTGCCGGAGATGCGCTCACGCCGGTTCCCGTCGAGTATGCGCAGGAAGGCCTATACGTGCTGCTCGCGGATTGA
- the sfsA gene encoding DNA/RNA nuclease SfsA, with protein sequence MKLTPTLAKGQLLRRYKRFLADVKLETGEIITIHCPNTGSMKNCWGENTPCWYSDSGNPKRKYRHTLEITTTPEGALAGVNTGRANALVEEAIRDGVVTELQGYDHLKREVKYGEENSRIDFWLSRDDGAACYVEVKNVTLAEGPRGLFPDAVSARGTKHLRELQKLAENGVRAVLFYCVQHSQIETVEAAAEIDPAYAAALEQAIAAGVEVLAYRAVMGAEEIRLTEPVPFVG encoded by the coding sequence GTGAAACTGACCCCAACCCTGGCAAAAGGGCAATTATTGCGCCGCTACAAGCGTTTTCTCGCCGATGTAAAACTTGAAACTGGTGAAATTATAACCATTCATTGTCCAAACACCGGCTCAATGAAGAATTGCTGGGGGGAAAACACGCCATGCTGGTATTCAGATTCCGGCAATCCGAAACGCAAGTACCGCCACACCCTGGAAATCACCACTACGCCGGAAGGTGCGCTGGCGGGGGTCAACACCGGCCGCGCTAACGCGTTGGTGGAAGAGGCGATTCGCGATGGCGTGGTGACCGAGCTGCAGGGCTACGACCATTTGAAGCGGGAAGTGAAGTACGGAGAGGAGAACAGCCGCATCGACTTCTGGTTGAGTCGCGATGATGGCGCCGCCTGCTATGTGGAAGTCAAAAATGTCACCCTCGCCGAAGGGCCCCGAGGTTTGTTTCCCGATGCGGTAAGCGCCCGCGGTACCAAGCACCTGCGGGAACTGCAGAAACTGGCGGAAAACGGTGTGCGCGCGGTCCTGTTTTACTGCGTGCAGCATTCCCAGATTGAGACGGTGGAAGCCGCCGCAGAAATCGACCCGGCCTACGCCGCGGCGCTGGAGCAGGCCATTGCTGCAGGTGTCGAGGTGCTGGCTTACCGCGCAGTGATGGGCGCGGAGGAGATCCGGCTGACAGAGCCGGTGCCGTTTGTTGGGTAG
- the dksA gene encoding RNA polymerase-binding protein DksA, producing the protein MPNTAAKSETLHGFEPYQEQKGEEYMNEKQQEHFRKLLRAWKAELMAEVDRTVSHMKDEAANFPDPADRASQEEEFSLELRTRDRERKLIKKIDATLELIDQDDYGFCEACGVEIGIRRLEARPTATLCVDCKTLAEIKEKQISG; encoded by the coding sequence ATGCCCAACACTGCTGCGAAATCCGAAACTCTCCACGGCTTCGAGCCCTATCAGGAACAGAAGGGCGAGGAGTACATGAATGAGAAGCAGCAGGAGCATTTCCGCAAACTGCTGCGGGCCTGGAAGGCCGAATTGATGGCAGAAGTGGATCGCACTGTTTCGCACATGAAGGACGAAGCTGCCAACTTCCCGGATCCGGCGGACCGCGCCAGCCAGGAGGAGGAATTCAGCCTCGAACTGCGCACCCGCGATCGCGAGCGCAAATTGATCAAAAAGATCGACGCTACCCTGGAGCTGATTGACCAGGACGATTACGGTTTCTGTGAAGCCTGTGGCGTTGAAATCGGTATCCGTCGCCTCGAGGCACGTCCCACCGCTACCCTATGCGTGGACTGCAAAACGCTGGCGGAGATCAAGGAAAAGCAGATTTCCGGCTGA
- the gluQRS gene encoding tRNA glutamyl-Q(34) synthetase GluQRS, which produces MRPPPETSTVLIQSTPANLPSYIGRFAPSPTGPLHFGSLVCAVGSYLDAVAHGGRWLVRMEDLDPPREMPGAADRILKSLDAHGLHWHEPVAWQSARHPLYDDALEKLQQQSLVYPCGCTRAQIRDAGGHDRQNCTAPEPGASYALRFACAGGSTGFEDIWHGSQSQAVTEDPILKRKDGLYAYQLAVVVDDISQGITHIIRGADLMDCTAVQLRLFHALGARPPAFGHLPLVMNDSGQKLSKQNHAAALDDSRAPENLATALGFLGFRPPPELARSNVGEILSWASARWQRHQVDRRNRLL; this is translated from the coding sequence ATGCGTCCCCCACCCGAGACGTCCACCGTTTTGATCCAGTCCACCCCCGCTAACCTGCCAAGTTACATCGGTCGTTTTGCACCGTCCCCTACCGGCCCCCTGCACTTCGGGTCTCTGGTGTGCGCGGTTGGCAGCTATCTGGACGCGGTGGCCCACGGCGGTCGCTGGCTGGTGCGCATGGAAGACCTCGACCCACCGCGGGAAATGCCCGGCGCCGCAGATCGCATTCTCAAATCCCTCGATGCGCACGGCCTGCACTGGCACGAACCGGTTGCCTGGCAAAGTGCGCGTCACCCTCTATATGACGATGCCCTGGAGAAACTGCAACAGCAGTCACTGGTGTATCCCTGTGGATGCACCCGGGCGCAGATCCGCGATGCCGGCGGACACGACCGGCAAAACTGCACGGCGCCGGAACCCGGTGCCAGCTACGCTCTGCGCTTTGCCTGTGCCGGTGGCAGTACCGGGTTTGAGGATATCTGGCACGGCTCTCAGTCCCAGGCGGTAACAGAGGACCCGATCCTGAAGCGCAAGGACGGTCTCTATGCCTATCAGCTGGCAGTGGTGGTGGACGATATCTCTCAGGGTATTACCCACATCATTCGCGGTGCCGACCTGATGGATTGCACTGCCGTACAACTGAGACTGTTCCACGCCCTGGGTGCGCGCCCACCGGCCTTTGGCCACCTGCCACTGGTGATGAATGACAGCGGGCAGAAACTCAGCAAACAGAACCACGCCGCAGCGCTGGACGATAGCCGCGCACCGGAAAACCTGGCCACCGCACTGGGCTTTCTCGGCTTCAGACCGCCACCGGAGCTCGCCAGAAGCAATGTCGGGGAGATTCTTTCCTGGGCCAGCGCCCGCTGGCAGAGACACCAGGTGGACCGACGCAATCGCTTGTTGTGA
- a CDS encoding ATP-binding protein has product MTFEIVNIALIGVAYIAVLFFAAFATSKGWLPENWVRNPFFYVLSLGVSLSAWTYYGIVDLAWQHGYGVLAYYLGTGAMFLFAPVALEPLARLAQRYQLTSPADLLVFRYHSREAGTLATLFMLLGLLPLIALQIQAVAETLALLSRDNVAALALPDSGMTSKDLIAFFYCVLLALFTSTYGASRKRRAGLASAMALESLVKLVALLAVGLYAVYGVFGGLDGLDQWLGQNSDMQQLLYTPIKQGSSHTLLLVFIATAVAMPHIFYLSVAERPAAQALRTSSWGFPLFLLIMALPIFPIMWAGFALDVAEPVQYFTLAVPRASGSAALTILAFIGGLSAATGALIMITLALSTMVMNHWLLPGTRWHSDDDMYRQLLWLRRALVAALFLAGFAFYLLLNNRLSLSDLAIIAFIASLQFLPGIFAVIHWPTGNRRGFIAGLLAGMLVWAAGLLLPAVVGNSGIAVPGTDIQIPLGMEIWPQITTLSLSANVLLFVVLSIFTATSSLERYAADLCSDDSISQALRLELELQSAAEFRLRLSESLGAATASQEVSRALRQLGLPEDERRPYALRQLRDKLEANLSGLLGRVLAGQIVDRHIPFVTTDQPANKDINLIETRLSRYKNQLTGLAAELNNLRLYHRQMLEELPMAACSLGRDGEILLWNYAMTDLTGISASEVIGSKLDYLPEPWCSVLSDFAQSAEASLFKQQVEMDGNSHWLTLHKTRLKQGRSSKSSGKASGKGGRSTSRDNRGDGQMLLVEDITETQVLEQELIHSERLASVGRLAAGVAHEVGNPVTGIACLAQNLQFDSENPEVLATADQILSQTQRISRIVHSLVSFSHSGSQETESAPVDLRACVEEAVQLLSLQRDKTEVTFANEVPEGLIALGDNQRLIQVFINLLSNARDASPDGGHIIAEGYRRAGLACVSVTDDGPGISAEHRERILEPFFTTKEPGEGTGLGLAMVYSIVEDHGGQLELVSPANPDTGRGACFIVQLPQEK; this is encoded by the coding sequence ATGACCTTTGAAATCGTCAACATTGCGCTGATCGGGGTTGCCTATATTGCGGTCCTGTTCTTTGCCGCCTTTGCCACTTCCAAAGGCTGGCTGCCGGAGAACTGGGTGCGCAATCCGTTTTTCTATGTGCTGTCACTGGGGGTATCCCTGAGTGCCTGGACCTATTACGGCATCGTCGATCTGGCCTGGCAACATGGCTACGGGGTACTGGCTTATTATCTGGGCACCGGAGCGATGTTCCTGTTTGCGCCGGTGGCCCTCGAGCCGCTGGCGCGGCTGGCACAGCGCTATCAGCTCACCTCGCCGGCAGATCTGCTGGTATTTCGCTATCACAGCCGGGAGGCGGGCACCCTTGCCACCCTGTTCATGCTGCTTGGCCTGTTGCCGCTGATCGCCCTGCAGATTCAGGCGGTTGCGGAAACCCTGGCGCTGCTGTCGCGGGACAATGTCGCCGCCCTGGCGCTGCCGGACTCGGGGATGACCAGCAAGGATCTGATCGCCTTCTTCTACTGCGTGTTACTGGCGCTGTTCACCAGCACCTACGGCGCTTCGCGCAAACGACGCGCGGGTCTCGCCAGTGCCATGGCACTGGAATCCCTGGTGAAACTGGTGGCGCTACTAGCTGTTGGCCTGTATGCGGTATACGGCGTGTTTGGCGGGCTCGACGGGCTGGATCAGTGGCTGGGACAGAACAGCGATATGCAGCAGTTGCTGTATACCCCGATCAAACAGGGCTCTTCCCATACCCTGCTACTGGTTTTTATCGCCACTGCGGTGGCCATGCCCCACATCTTTTACCTGAGCGTTGCCGAACGCCCGGCGGCCCAGGCGCTGCGCACCTCGAGCTGGGGCTTCCCGCTGTTCCTGCTGATTATGGCGTTGCCGATTTTCCCCATCATGTGGGCGGGTTTTGCGCTGGATGTGGCGGAACCGGTTCAGTACTTTACCCTCGCAGTTCCCCGGGCCAGCGGTTCTGCCGCGCTGACCATCCTGGCGTTTATCGGCGGCCTCTCGGCGGCCACCGGTGCCCTGATCATGATCACTCTGGCGCTCTCCACCATGGTGATGAACCACTGGCTGCTACCGGGAACCCGCTGGCATTCCGACGACGACATGTACCGCCAGCTGTTATGGTTGCGCCGGGCCCTGGTGGCGGCACTGTTCCTGGCAGGCTTCGCGTTCTATTTGTTACTGAACAATCGCCTGTCGCTGTCGGATCTGGCGATCATCGCGTTTATCGCCTCCCTGCAGTTCCTACCCGGTATCTTTGCGGTGATCCACTGGCCCACGGGCAATCGCCGCGGATTTATCGCCGGCCTACTGGCGGGCATGCTGGTGTGGGCTGCCGGCCTGCTACTGCCGGCGGTGGTGGGTAACAGTGGTATCGCGGTTCCGGGTACCGATATCCAGATCCCTCTGGGAATGGAAATCTGGCCCCAGATCACCACCCTGTCGCTATCTGCGAACGTGCTGCTGTTTGTCGTGTTATCCATCTTCACCGCCACCTCCAGCCTCGAGCGCTACGCCGCAGACCTGTGTAGTGATGACTCCATCAGCCAGGCACTGCGACTGGAGCTTGAGCTGCAATCCGCCGCAGAATTCCGCCTGCGCCTGTCGGAAAGCCTTGGTGCCGCCACCGCGAGCCAGGAAGTCAGCCGCGCCCTGCGCCAGCTGGGGTTGCCGGAAGACGAGCGTCGTCCCTATGCGTTGCGCCAGCTGCGCGACAAGCTGGAAGCCAACCTTTCCGGCCTGCTGGGGCGGGTACTGGCGGGGCAGATTGTGGATCGCCACATTCCCTTCGTGACCACGGACCAGCCGGCGAATAAAGACATCAACCTGATTGAGACGCGCCTGAGCCGCTACAAGAACCAGCTCACCGGCCTCGCAGCAGAATTGAACAACCTGCGCCTGTATCACCGCCAGATGCTGGAAGAACTGCCCATGGCGGCCTGCTCCCTCGGGCGCGACGGCGAAATCCTGCTGTGGAACTACGCCATGACCGATCTCACCGGTATCAGCGCCAGTGAGGTGATCGGCTCCAAGCTCGACTACCTGCCGGAACCCTGGTGCAGTGTCCTGTCGGATTTTGCCCAGTCCGCGGAAGCCAGCCTGTTCAAGCAGCAGGTCGAAATGGATGGCAACAGCCACTGGCTCACCCTGCACAAGACCCGTCTGAAACAGGGGCGAAGCAGCAAGAGCAGCGGGAAAGCGAGCGGTAAGGGAGGCCGATCCACATCGCGGGACAACCGCGGCGACGGCCAGATGCTGCTGGTGGAAGACATCACCGAGACCCAGGTACTGGAACAGGAATTGATACACAGCGAGCGGCTGGCCTCCGTGGGCCGGCTGGCCGCGGGCGTCGCGCACGAGGTGGGCAATCCGGTCACCGGCATTGCCTGCCTGGCGCAGAACCTCCAGTTTGATTCCGAAAACCCGGAAGTTCTGGCAACTGCCGATCAGATTCTCAGCCAGACCCAGCGCATCAGTCGCATCGTGCACTCCCTGGTCAGTTTCTCCCACAGCGGCAGTCAGGAGACGGAATCAGCGCCGGTTGACCTGCGTGCGTGTGTGGAGGAAGCGGTACAGCTGCTGTCCCTGCAAAGGGACAAGACCGAGGTAACCTTTGCCAATGAAGTGCCGGAGGGTCTGATCGCCCTCGGCGACAACCAGCGCCTGATCCAGGTGTTTATCAACCTGCTGAGCAACGCCCGCGATGCCAGCCCGGACGGTGGTCACATCATCGCGGAAGGTTACCGTCGCGCCGGACTCGCCTGTGTATCGGTGACCGATGACGGCCCGGGGATTTCCGCAGAACACCGCGAACGCATCCTGGAGCCATTCTTCACCACCAAGGAGCCCGGAGAGGGTACCGGGCTCGGGCTGGCGATGGTCTACAGCATTGTCGAGGATCACGGCGGACAACTGGAGCTGGTGAGCCCCGCAAACCCGGACACCGGGCGCGGCGCATGCTTTATCGTCCAGCTACCACAGGAAAAGTGA
- a CDS encoding sigma-54-dependent transcriptional regulator, with protein sequence MSHILIVEDEAIIRTALRKLLERHRYNISEAGSVREATGKHRLADFDLIISDLRLPGAPGTDLLKLAGDVPVLIMTSYASLRSAVDSMRMGAADYIAKPFDHDEMLATVRRVIGKAEQSRVADAKVGTKDGRTIAGMIGESAVMRDLYGRIHKVAPTDATVLVHGETGTGKELVARAIHEESRRAGKPLISVNCAAIPETLIEAELFGHEKGAFTGAQTAREGLVAAADGGTLFLDEIGELPLEAQARLLRVLQEGEVRPIGAVESRKVNVRLVAATHRNLRQLAAERKFREDLYYRINVVQMTLPPLRERGKDVLVIAEHLLEKFCAKVNRATLRLSPEAVQAVTTYTWPGNVRELENAIQRAAILTEDSEEIDHHTLDIDLDLVPIEEADPERLPRNSLHSDPREDLSLEDYFARFVLEHQETMSETELAKKLGVSRKCLWERRQKLGIPRKKARRAAEA encoded by the coding sequence ATGAGCCACATTCTGATTGTTGAAGATGAAGCCATTATCCGTACTGCCCTGCGCAAGCTACTGGAGCGGCACCGCTACAACATCAGCGAGGCAGGCTCAGTCCGCGAAGCCACCGGCAAACACCGCCTGGCGGACTTCGACCTCATCATCTCTGACCTGCGCCTGCCCGGTGCTCCCGGTACCGACCTGCTGAAACTGGCAGGTGACGTACCGGTACTGATCATGACCAGTTACGCCAGCCTGCGCTCCGCGGTGGATTCCATGCGCATGGGCGCCGCGGACTATATCGCCAAACCCTTCGATCACGACGAGATGCTCGCCACGGTGCGTCGCGTGATCGGCAAGGCAGAACAGAGCCGCGTCGCCGACGCCAAAGTTGGCACCAAGGACGGCCGTACCATCGCCGGCATGATCGGCGAAAGTGCGGTGATGCGGGATCTTTACGGACGCATCCACAAAGTCGCCCCCACCGATGCCACGGTGCTGGTGCACGGCGAGACCGGTACCGGTAAAGAGCTGGTGGCGCGCGCCATCCACGAGGAGAGTCGACGCGCCGGCAAGCCACTGATTTCCGTGAACTGCGCGGCCATTCCCGAAACCCTGATCGAGGCCGAACTGTTCGGCCACGAAAAAGGTGCCTTCACCGGTGCCCAGACCGCCCGCGAAGGCCTGGTAGCCGCCGCAGATGGCGGCACCCTGTTCCTGGACGAGATCGGCGAGCTGCCACTGGAAGCCCAGGCACGCCTGCTGCGGGTACTGCAGGAGGGCGAGGTTCGCCCGATCGGCGCGGTGGAATCCCGCAAGGTCAATGTGCGGCTGGTGGCGGCGACTCACCGCAACCTGCGCCAGCTGGCGGCCGAGCGCAAATTTCGGGAAGACCTGTATTACCGTATCAATGTGGTCCAGATGACCCTTCCGCCGCTGCGCGAGCGGGGCAAAGACGTGTTGGTCATTGCCGAACACCTGCTCGAGAAATTCTGTGCCAAGGTCAATCGCGCCACACTCCGGCTTTCCCCTGAAGCGGTGCAGGCGGTAACCACCTACACCTGGCCGGGTAACGTACGCGAACTGGAGAATGCGATTCAGCGTGCGGCCATCCTGACCGAAGACAGTGAAGAGATCGATCACCACACTCTGGATATTGATCTGGACCTGGTGCCGATCGAGGAAGCAGACCCGGAGCGCCTGCCGCGCAATAGCCTGCACAGCGATCCCCGTGAAGACCTGTCTCTGGAAGATTACTTTGCGCGCTTCGTGCTCGAACACCAGGAAACCATGAGTGAAACCGAGCTGGCGAAAAAGCTGGGAGTCAGCCGCAAATGCCTGTGGGAACGCCGCCAGAAGCTGGGGATCCCACGCAAAAAGGCCCGCCGCGCCGCAGAGGCCTGA
- the pcnB gene encoding polynucleotide adenylyltransferase PcnB codes for MFNTLISSIKRWHRNTKSEETSQEANSADATPHSSSKDADRAHRGRGKSGREKQSAPRKAGGAREPNTPSSRIVVPRNDHNLSRRNVSRAALTVMKRLQEGGFQAYIVGGGVRDLLLGGHPKDFDVATDATPEEAKQLFRGARIVGRRFRILHARIGREVIEVTTFRGHHSDGEEHEAQQSEHGMLLRDNVYGDLESDAVRRDFTVNALYYTTQGFEIHDYTGGMQDIEDRLIRMIGDPETRYKEDPVRMLRAVRFAAKLDFDIEPATAAPLQQTAPLLRNIAPARLFDEVLKLLMSGHGERTFELLREFHLWGHLFPDNARLLDNPEVEALTRLALRNTDRRIRNDQRVTPAFLYAALLWPAVNFEQKFLTENGTPPVPALAQAAQKVVSAQLTHTAIPKRFSIPMREIWEQQLRLPRRGGERAYRTMEHPRFRAAYDFLLLREESQEIPAGLGQWWTEFQQADDEQKQQMIKDAPRNGPKNGRRRKRGGRRRAPNQPKNN; via the coding sequence ATGTTCAATACTCTGATCAGCAGCATCAAACGCTGGCACCGTAACACCAAGTCGGAAGAGACGTCGCAAGAAGCCAACTCCGCGGACGCCACTCCCCACTCCTCCTCGAAAGATGCGGACCGCGCTCACAGAGGCCGGGGCAAATCAGGCCGTGAGAAGCAGAGCGCACCGCGCAAGGCCGGCGGCGCACGTGAACCCAACACCCCCTCTTCCCGTATCGTTGTCCCCCGCAATGACCACAACCTGTCCCGACGCAATGTCAGTCGCGCCGCGTTGACGGTAATGAAGCGTCTGCAGGAAGGGGGGTTCCAGGCCTACATTGTCGGTGGCGGTGTGCGCGATCTGCTGCTGGGCGGGCACCCGAAAGACTTTGACGTCGCCACCGATGCCACGCCGGAAGAGGCCAAACAGCTGTTCCGCGGTGCGCGCATCGTCGGCCGCCGGTTCCGCATCCTGCACGCCCGCATCGGACGCGAGGTGATTGAAGTCACCACCTTCCGCGGTCACCACAGCGACGGCGAAGAACACGAGGCCCAGCAATCCGAGCACGGGATGCTGCTGCGCGACAACGTTTACGGTGACCTGGAAAGCGATGCCGTGCGCCGGGACTTTACCGTCAACGCGCTCTACTACACCACCCAGGGCTTTGAGATCCACGATTACACCGGCGGTATGCAGGATATCGAAGATCGCCTGATCCGCATGATTGGCGACCCGGAGACCCGCTACAAAGAAGACCCGGTACGGATGCTGCGCGCGGTACGTTTTGCCGCCAAACTGGACTTTGACATTGAGCCCGCCACCGCCGCACCGCTGCAACAGACTGCGCCGTTACTGCGTAACATTGCCCCCGCGCGCCTGTTCGACGAAGTCCTCAAACTACTGATGAGTGGCCACGGTGAACGCACCTTTGAGCTGTTGCGAGAATTCCATCTTTGGGGACACCTGTTCCCGGACAACGCGCGCCTGCTCGACAACCCCGAGGTGGAAGCGCTCACCCGCCTGGCACTGCGCAATACCGACCGCCGCATCCGCAATGATCAGCGGGTAACACCGGCGTTTCTGTACGCCGCACTATTGTGGCCCGCGGTCAACTTCGAGCAGAAGTTCCTCACCGAAAACGGCACGCCGCCGGTACCAGCGCTGGCACAAGCGGCGCAGAAAGTCGTCAGCGCACAGTTGACGCACACCGCCATTCCCAAGCGTTTCTCCATTCCCATGCGGGAGATCTGGGAGCAGCAGCTGCGCCTGCCCCGCCGCGGCGGCGAACGCGCCTACCGCACGATGGAACACCCGCGCTTCCGCGCTGCATACGACTTCCTGCTTTTGCGCGAAGAGAGCCAGGAGATACCGGCCGGGCTCGGTCAGTGGTGGACGGAGTTCCAGCAGGCAGACGACGAGCAGAAGCAGCAGATGATCAAGGATGCGCCCCGCAATGGCCCCAAGAATGGCCGGCGCCGCAAGCGTGGAGGTCGCCGCCGCGCCCCCAACCAACCGAAAAACAACTGA
- the folK gene encoding 2-amino-4-hydroxy-6-hydroxymethyldihydropteridine diphosphokinase, translating to MRCYIGLGSNLSNPAAQLRSALESMAALPQSRLVDYSGFYASAAVGPGEQPDYVNAVAHLDTALAPEALLDGLQQIESRHGRERSIRWGARTLDLDILLYGDKSIDTARLTVPHPRMAERNFVLEPLAELAQELQFPDGRHLSVLLQNCPPNRLHRLKP from the coding sequence ATTCGCTGTTACATCGGCCTCGGTAGCAATCTGTCCAACCCCGCCGCGCAGCTGCGCTCGGCGCTCGAGTCTATGGCGGCACTCCCGCAGAGCCGGCTTGTGGATTACTCCGGCTTCTACGCCAGCGCTGCGGTCGGCCCCGGCGAACAACCCGATTACGTCAATGCCGTGGCCCACCTGGATACAGCGCTGGCCCCAGAGGCGCTACTCGATGGGTTGCAGCAGATTGAATCCCGGCATGGACGGGAACGTTCGATTCGATGGGGGGCGCGCACGCTGGACCTTGATATCCTGCTGTACGGTGATAAAAGTATCGATACCGCAAGACTGACCGTGCCGCACCCGCGCATGGCGGAGCGCAACTTTGTGCTGGAACCGCTGGCAGAGCTGGCCCAGGAACTGCAATTCCCGGATGGCCGCCACCTGTCAGTACTGTTACAGAATTGCCCACCGAATCGCCTGCACAGGCTAAAACCATAA
- a CDS encoding deoxynucleoside kinase: protein MPRSLELDLSSRELPRFIAVEGNIGVGKTTLAKKLAATFNYDTLLELPEDNPFLERFYRDPKSAALPTQLHFLLQRSQQIQALRQDDLFKPVRVADFLIEKDQLFAEVTLDSDEITLYRQVYDHLTLEAPKPDLVIYLQAPLNVLQERIHKRGIAAERSISDEYLSTLNDAYTNFFHYYDEAPLLIVNCTDIDIVDSQEDYHQLVEYLLTVNSGRHYYNPGK, encoded by the coding sequence GTGCCACGGTCCCTGGAACTGGACCTGAGCAGCCGAGAACTGCCCCGGTTCATCGCCGTGGAAGGCAATATCGGGGTAGGTAAAACCACACTGGCGAAGAAGCTCGCCGCCACGTTCAATTACGACACGCTGCTGGAACTACCGGAAGACAATCCCTTTCTGGAGCGCTTTTATCGCGACCCCAAAAGCGCCGCGCTCCCCACCCAATTGCACTTTCTGCTGCAACGCTCCCAGCAGATCCAGGCACTGCGTCAGGACGATCTGTTCAAACCGGTACGGGTTGCGGACTTCCTGATTGAAAAAGACCAGCTGTTTGCCGAGGTCACCCTGGACAGCGATGAGATCACGCTCTACCGCCAGGTATATGATCACCTGACGCTGGAAGCGCCCAAACCCGACCTGGTGATCTATCTGCAGGCGCCACTCAATGTACTGCAGGAACGCATCCACAAGCGCGGGATCGCGGCAGAGCGCAGCATCAGTGACGAGTATCTATCGACCCTCAATGATGCCTACACCAATTTCTTTCACTATTACGATGAAGCACCACTGCTGATCGTCAACTGCACGGACATTGATATCGTCGACAGTCAGGAGGACTACCACCAGCTGGTGGAATACCTGTTGACGGTCAACAGTGGCCGCCACTACTACAATCCCGGCAAATAA